The genomic segment TTAACAGATTGTGTGAGGGTGTTGAGCAATGTCATATGCCGTTTTCAACATTTAATGTAATGTAAGCAGACAAATGCAATGCTGAAGACATGCATGTACAACACAAGGCCATCTGGATGAGAAGAGGATCCACGCTTTCATTAAGAGATCAACAAGGCCACCCCGAGAGTGATCCGGGGAAGAGATAAGCTGCTGTAAATGGAAGGATGAGCATCCGCAGCCAACTTCATTTAAATACTAACATTAATCACATGTCAAAATAAATCATACATCAGCAGAAGCCTACATATTTAATCTATCATGTGAGAAAACATACTATGACGTGGAAGGTGATTCCCAATCTAACCCTTGAACCACCCCAGTCATTAATTATCTTTGCACAAAGTTAATTGAATTAACTTCAATTAAACTGGTTAAGCATATCACAATGAATGCAAACTACTGGATTATAAACAACAGCAGAGAAAAAAAGTGCTCTATTAGTTTTGATCGTATGTCAACACAAGCGTGTGATACAATGATGCGTTCAATGTCCTCATCTTTCATACGACCACTTCAGGTTCAATATTATAAATTCCTGTCGATATAAACCATTCTGTTCATTAGGCTGACAGTGTTGGGCCATTTTGAATGCAAATTCAGTAATAATCTTACAGTGCAGGTAATAGACATAAATTCATTTTAAAGCATTATTCCCGTCGCCGAACGTCCCAGTAGGCTAACACCGGCTAACGTTAGCAACAGCCGCCTCCCCCTGTCGAGGTCCAGATGTGAACGCAGGTGGCAAGGATGCCAGCTACAACGTCCGAGTGACGATGACTAGAAATCGAgaagaaataataaaaacttACCTTGTCGTGCTCTTTCGGCCTACACATTGAAATGAGTGAAGTGATTTCGCCTCTTCGGAGGCGGTGGAGATGTTAGTCAAGCCCAGCAATGTTGTGACGGAACGAGTGCCTCACAACGAAATAGTATTGGCAAGAAAGAAGAATAAATAAAGTGAGGACAGACAGGAAGACGAAGATGAAATGCGACGCCCACCGAGAGACTGTGCTGGCTTTAGTACAAATCTTGTTTATCTTATGACCTAAATTTTAGACTTGGCTCTCGGAATCTCCACTACAATAGGTGGGCCAATAGCTCCCCTAGTGGCTCATCAGGGAGCTGCAGGTTTATTTAAGCTCGCGACAATTCCAGGCGTCCTGGTTATACGATGGAGCTTTTTTAGTAGACATAATGAATTCGTTTTAAAGTCTTAATGATTAAGAAGCAAGACTTCtattcagaaaaataaataaatgcattctTACACCACTGTAGTTACATTTGTAAACCTCAAAAATGACATGTCCGAGGTAAACAAGGTGCCAAAAACTTTTAAAGGTTCATCTTAAATCTGTTTTAAACCTATTTAAAGTGAACATATGTCACAATATGTAGTATTAAATCATAACTAATCCAAGATACCTACCTAAAAAAACAAGAATTAGAAATGATCAAAATTCCACACATATGTACATTACAATTATACGTAAATTAGTTTGCCGAAGTGTTCAGGTAAagagttgattaaaaaaaaaactcattgtcAAGTTCAGTTAAGAACAGGTGCATCAGATTCACATGTTTattttccataaaaaaaaaagaaattggagCAATACATTGCAACACAAGATAAAGATGACCAATTGAaggtgaggaagaaaaaaaaaatgaactgactatacaaaaagaaaaagctccAGTAATTATCGCCTCTTTTGGAACATATTTCCTCTGCCCATTCCACCACGCCCTCTGCCTCTTGCAGCCACTGTGAAGAAACAAGACAATTGTTTAAGCGATCAATCCACCAAAGCATTTGAGCAAGCCCATGATTGATCTCTAAAATCTAATAAAGCCCACAATATTCAACCAATGGTCAGAATGCATAACAACTATAAATGTTAAATTTATTTTGTTCCTGTTTGCCCCAAATGATCTCTATGCAAAAATCAAAAGTTCCTTTCACCAGTGTGGAAAAATGTCTCTCACCTTGTGCTTTGAGAATGGCTGCCTTGCCTCTTCCAGCCCCAGAACCTTGGTTCTTATTCTTCATACTCTTTAGCATGGGCGCATTCTTTAGCATGTCCGGTAAAATTAGGAAGCGAATCTTGCTGCCGcggatgtacacttgctccagttGGGCCACCCGTCCGTCCCGATAGGTCACTGTGATGTTAGACATCTGTGAAGTGATGGGGGAAAAACAAGATCAAATTTACAACTCAACGGTAATTTCATGAAGGCTTGGGGTGAgggtaaaaaaaacatgtctctCTTGAATTATGGCAAATCAATGAAAATGTTAGGCACATCACCTGGCAGTTCATGTTGTCCTCTGCCTCGATAAGCTTGCCTCTGTACACCTCTCCAGTGTTGGTCTCGCAGGTCACAATGTGTCCCTCGGCCTCATGCAGGACTTTGATGGGCACGCCGATCGACATCTTGAGTTACTTTCCTACAAAATATAGAGCAAGGCATTGTCTACTaagtataaatattactattatCGTGATGTTCTTTGGTTGATGAATTGTGGCGCCACGCTGCCCCTCGCAGGTCAGTTTTGGTACTACAACTTTGTTGAGTGTGCTAAAATCAGATCAGTGGTATGTTCCGTTGTGGCAAAAGCAGCAAACTAGCTGCAACGTTGACTTTCAGTTTCATAGTCAAACTAGCAGTAGAAAATGTGCAATTGTGCTTATCTGTGCTCTTAACCTGGCTTAAAACATTAGCAGTAGGTTCGCTAACAATAGCTAGTTAGCTTGTTAGCCACAACCGGCTAGCAAACGCTGAAAGAGTAATCTGAAAGAAAGACCCCAACATTTCTAATAACGACGACACATGAACGCAAGTAATAGTTTGTCTTCTGATCACATTAAATATGAATGGTAATTATTTACACAGCTCTAAAATGAATGGCTCTTACACGAACGGAAGACGCCATGATGGAAGTTGGAATGAATTACAACTGCCGCTCGATCAACTTAATATGAGCAATATTGTAAAATAGAAATATATTATTGGTCTATTTGTCAATTTCTGTATTGTTCTTACCTGGAATGTTATAGCTGCAAAACCACTTTACGCTGCTTGCTTTCAAAAAAGATTATTCAACAACGTGCGCTTGTCGATTTCTTTAACGTTTTGGAGCCTTTTTCCGCTTACCCACAATGCAGCACTGTCTCGTTgaatcacttccggtttagttGCGCGGTGGATTGTGGAACTTGTAGTGTTTACGCGTgtggttaaataaataaaaacattctacTAGGAGCTATTGTTTGAGGGGGCATGTTAATTTTTCAAAGCTTATGGGGGGGGAAAATAAAACTTGATTTTCAGGAGTAAAATTATGCTAAAGAGTATAAATCTATATCACAAATAGACATGATTTTAAGAAAATAAAGCACACAAATATTGATAAATCAGATTAAGCTACAATCCCTGCAAACAAATCCCTGTGAGCCACATACATGTTTTTTAATGTCAGTCTTTCTCCAAGTTAAAGGGATTTTTAACGAGGTAAGAGAAAGTGTAATGGCACAATAAAAGAGATCATCAAATAAACCCGCATTTGATTTCCATTGCATTAAGTTTGAAGGCTGGCGTCAGTGTGAGGCTGCTCTGTAAACACCTCTGGCTGAGTGGTCTGTAGTAggctgatgtgtgtgtgtatgtctatGTCTACAAACGTGACTCTGAAAGCGGCTCCATGGTAAGTATATGGCCTCATATTTGACCTGATAAAAAACACAAGCTCTTTGTTTTGGCTGCATTGGTGAAGTCAATCAGTGAAGCGGCAACATGTTGCTTAGCAGTTATCAAATCACTCGTCAAACTGTCGCGATTTAAGAAGTTCCTTGGTAACAAATGACTTCCCTTCAAACATTGCTTCCCCCCCCCACCAACTTGACTTATTTACACTTCATAAAACAGTTGATAAATATCTGCTGTATCAACAAGTGCGGGCTTTGAAAAAGATTAGCAAGCAGGTTCAAAAGCAACATGGACAACattcatcatttatttaataaaacCCCAAAATTTAGACGGCAATCAAGCAAATAAAAATATCCTTGAGCCGTTCCTTTCCAGTTGGGTCCATTAGATATCAGAAATAGAAGACCACAGGaccatagtttttttttccatattttaGATTTTGCATAATTAAGGATGCGTTGTGTCTATGACAAATCCGTAGAGTGCGTCTGTATAAAGGAGAGAGCTTTAACATTGACGAAAGAAATGCAGCTTCCACTGTCTCTCATTTCCACACTGTCTGGATTTCCATTAGGTATGCAACTATTTGGTAGAGCACCCAACGACGACGTCCACTGGCTGGAGTCGAGGACAAAAGTGTTCATCACAGTTCCGTATGACGAATCGTCTTTACTGAAGTGTGAGGAAGTCCGCTTGATACTGCCGCTCCTTATATCTCGTCCATGGCCGCCCCCGAACCGGAGGCAGCGGCAGTTCCTCCGTCCGAGAACGTGCTGGTGGAGAATCCTCCGAAACGTCTGTCGGAATTCTCGGATTCGATAGGCGTAGATGAAGGGGTTGACGACGGAGTTGGCGTGCGACAGGATGATGGCGATGTTCATCACCCAGATGTGAGGACGTTGGCAGGTGTCACACAGGTAGTTGAAACAGTTGATGATGTGGAGGGGCAGCCAACAAAAAGCAAACAGGCCCACGATGATGGCCAGAGATTTGGCAGCGTGCACCTCCTTATGTAAGGTGGAGCGAAACGAAGATGACGCTTTTGCAGCGTGGGATGGCGCCGGGGAGACTTTTTTAAGGCCCATCAGGCGAAGCTGGCGCCGGGCAGCCATGAAGATGTGAGCGTACACCACCAGCATGACCACCAGGGGGAGCAGCACACAGCCGAAGAAGTTGAAGTAGATCATGTAGTCCAGCGTGACCACTCCCTCGAAAAGACACTCCGTCAAACCTTCGGGACAACTGCTGGAGGCCATCGTGGTGGAATTCCATCCTGCGTCCAAGAGTAAAACAGACGGAAATTATTATTTACTCAAGAAATTCAATATAATAACTGATGCTGTTTTGAAAAACAACCAACCTTTATTCCAGCCTAGCATTGGCGTCAGGCCGATGGCGACTGAGAGCAGCCAGCACAATGCAATGATACCCTTTGCCCTTTGACCTGTTACCAGACTGTTGTAcctgaaaaataataaaaataaaaccccaCAAAAGTTATTTCGGGACAATATCATTTGTTATTTGTTATGCTAACCCTTTTACAAGTTCTAATGAAGCTTTTAAGTTGATGAGGCTTTAAAAACCGAGCCGTTATGCAACCGCTTATGCAAATGCGTCACCTGCTGTGGCTTATGTGAGGTGGAAGAATGTACTGTAGGGTGAAAACAAAAAGCTTTAACCAAGCACGTTTAAACAACACCAGTCAGTGGTGATGCATCTTTCTTTGGCTTGTTGCAGAAAAATAATTTGGCGGTGCCTAGATTAAAGTTACAACGACTTGTCCTAGCATCTTCTCACCTGAGTGGGTTCTTGATGGCGATGTAGCGGTCCACGGCGATGGCCAGCAGGCTGAAGATGGAGCTCTGGGTCAGCACCAGGACGAAGCAAGCGATGAAGAGGCATCCGTGGAATTCGGCGCAAAAGCCAGTACTGGTGTTAAGGTTCATGGAAAAGGCATTTGAAAAATGAGAAAACAATtgagataataataatataaaaaaacataaataaaaaaataaataaatgaataataaataaataaataatgataataaataataaatgatcaATAATACATCTTGTGTTGGTACCTGATAATGATGGCGAAAGGGATGGCCAGCAGGCCCACGGCGATGTCGGCCGCCGCCAGCGACACCACAAACAAGttagtgatgctctgcaggttgGAGTTGAGACACACGGCCCAGCACACCAGGATGTTCCCGGCCACGGCCAGACAGGCGATGGCAAGCTCCAGCCCGATGTAGACCAGCTGGTCATTCTTCAGCATGGTTCTGCTGTCCTCTTCTGCGCCTTTCTTGGCATCCCACGACTACATTTGCGGAAGGGGCGGCGAGCGGCCACCTCGGACGTTTTTCCTGGCGGGTTTCTGTTTGGGCAGGTTTTGGCTGCCGAGTCAAGGGCGGTGATCTGGTGAGGGAAGCGGAGAGAACACAGTCTGAGCTCCTGTACAAACAGCAGGTTTCCCCACCGacacacacacccccacacatacacacacatttaaaagCCATCTATCTCTCATGTGACAAGGGGAACAGTTTGCTTCTCACACGGGGGGCAAAGCAGACAATACATCTTTTTTATTCTGGGAACATGTTTCCTGAAAGCACAGCACACACGTACAGTATCATTCCCACCCCTTCCAAATGACTGATAACGACACAATAAAAATTAATCAGCGGTATGTGAAAGTTCCTTGTGCTATTATGGAAGTGCGTTTCAATTCCTCTTGGTTGTCAAGACACATTTTCACCGTGTGAGGTCACACTCAACGTCACGCTAAGAATCATAAAACTAAAGAAAGAGATTTTTACATGCTCAAAAATATTCCAATTTAAAATACTGATATAAAGTCCATTTTGCATGCTACACTAATGAATTGGACATTTCTTACCTGTGTTAGGTAGCGGCTGCATCCTCTACACACGTTTTCCATTCATTGTTGTCCTTCCAGCGCCTCGTGGCCACACGTAAACCTGCGCTGATCCTAATAACCGCACACACTGGACCAAAGTCCTACTTTTCCTTTTGTTTCCACTTCCGAGTCTTTCTGAGAACCTACAGGAATTGCAAAAATGCTTGATCCAGCCTGTAAGCAATACAACAATGGGGGCGGGAAAATAAAGCAGGAATGATGTAAAGTTACAGATTCCCTTCAGCGTGATGTTTACAGGCTACAAGTGAAACTATAGTGACTGGGGAACTGCTGTCTTGTTTGTCCTCCTTCCAGATGGCTGCttaggcaaaaagaaaaaaaaatacaagatgaTCATGCAGGCTGTCAGCTTGGAGGAAATGATAAGGACATCCTGCACATCCTGATAAAGGGGACCTGCCTCTGCGCTGTCAATCGATGCCGCCACTCGCACCATGACAATAAAgcggtgtgtgtgcgtatgtgtcactaggagaagaaaaaaaagcatacaaAAATAACACATGAACTCAAATGCTTATTTTAAGTTATAAAAGGGAGAAAGCACAGTTAAACCTCCCTTAGTGATTAGATACTAAGAAAACTTTTCTCCTTtctataaatgaataaataaataaacatataaATAGATATATAATAAAGTAGACCAGTGAAAGTGCATTAAAAGTACCACTTGTGTTGtgtgggctccctctagtggtaggtGAAAGAATCACTCAATTAAATgcactacaaaaaaaatacattttatattttctcTCAATACCTTTTTCTTGtttaacatttttaaattatacatttatttttaggAATCAGAAATAATTTTGGTTCTAAAATCTCTGCCATGTTTTTCATTACTATGTTGGCCTACTGTATTTCAATTGGTTCTGATTGCGGTACTTGACAAACACTGCAGTAGAAAGTAGGTCAGAATGAATGTGCAGCAGCATCAATGTGTAAAGTGCTACTCATACACTGACGCGTCATGATTTTTCCAATCAATAATGACAATCATAAAAAGACGGAAAGCTAAGTGGAAGAACACGCAGCTTCCTGGACACTATGTACGTAGATACAGGAGATTTTATTAAACATTTGTGTACAAACATTGGCTGCAAATTTTTCCCAAATATGTTTGTCCTCATAGTACAGTATAACTTTGTACAACAGAACGCCAAATAGAGAACGAGGGTCCAAAAATCCAAGACGGGGTGGGAGAGGGGGGGGATACAAAGACAGTCTGTGATTGGCAGCATTCCCAGAACAACACTGAAGTGGAATTTTGGAATTGGAAAGTTATTCATAATTCGTGTTCCAGCTTCAGCTTGCCTTTTCTGGCAAAAAAACCAAAACCCTTTGATTGGAATTACGAGCGGGACGAACATGTGACAAACTTCAGTCGTTAAAACAGGCGGTGACACTTCCAAATAAGTGCATGCCTTTTTTACTTTTCCATTAATTTATTCCTTCAAGATTTTACAAATAAATAGACCCAGCAGACGTTCTATTCAAAGACTCGAACAAagcttattaaataaatacaagtaaAAGGCATAAGAGGAGCTAAAGTAAGGACACAGGCAAGAATTTTGACTATCCTTCGTTCCGTTTTAATATTTACGAGTTCAATTTACAGCATCGGCGTGAGAACGAGGGTGGTCCTTCAAAGATAAGACCGATTTTTCAAAGGTCCTGTCTTGAGAAGAGATGTGTGGCTGTTTTCGGCGAAAAAAAGGCAACAGGAGAGATTTCCGCTGTCAGCGTCTTGCTAAACAAAAAAATCTGCGTAGAGGCACGACAGGGTCAGAACGGTGTAGGCAATCGGGACGGATGTCGTTGCGTGTCCTCCGATGCGGATGTTGAAATTGTGCGCTTGCTACACAAGGCCAAAATATGTGCTAGTAAACAACGGTGGCAATCAAGAGAAACGGACCGACACGCTATTGCAATTGTGCTTCCATCCACTCGGATGGCGTGACAAAATGGCCGAATGAAGTAGTCATTCACACACGTGCGTTTCTAAGATATGATATGCTCAAATGATCAAGTCGAAGCACAAAAATGTGTAGCCATAACTTGCTCAACAACACAAACGATGCTTTACTATGGATAGaaatgacaagctttgtgctgaAGGGACGAGTTTTTAAAATGGACACGTTGGCCAGTTCTAAATGGATGAGACATAAAAATAAGTTAAAATgtgtataaaaaataattaataaaacagCAATCAACTAATTGTAGCTAATGATAAGTGTGCAGTGACTATACAATGCAAAAGGGCCTGTAACGGGATCGACTTGTTAAGTCTAGggacaacaaaataaataacatgccTGCATGTTCATTGTAGACttaaaacaaaataagaaaTTTATAAATCCCCCAAATTCTTCAGAAAAAGCTAATAAAGATTCACCATATGTTCGTTTCGAGGGACGGgtttttgaatgaaaaaatggaaactaaccaaaagtcaattatctggccttgggggtAAGCATATTTATTAACCCATTTAACTTGTGGAAAATGGTTTGACTATCTGAGTATAATGAAAAGTAGTCACTTGGTCAGTGATGACACGTTTCCTTCAATGTCCCACATGATGTGACAACGTGATTATGGCGCAGTTTCATTTTTGTTCCGCACATACATTCAGTGGGGCGTGTATATTATCCAAACCTATCACTGCGGTTTTAAAAATGGAGACATTTCTCCGACAGAAACCGTGAGTGCACCGCATCTGTGCTACTCAAACATGCACTTCTACTTCCAGAGATGAGATGACGTAAAAAACGTTATGGCGTTATACTCACCGCCACGGGATGTTGAAGACCGTGAGAAAAGCTTGTGTTGCTGTCGCCTTCAGGAACAAGCAAGAAACGGGAGTATCTAAAACAACAAGGCTAAATTCCTCCTTATTTACCGCAAGGCTTCAAGTCAAGGCTAACCGCTAGCCGCCACTGTAATCAAACCGCTTAAAGTACACGTAGAAAAAAAAGTCTCTCCTCCGAGACCCTGGAATAAATTACATTTAACAATTTAGATTATAGCGGTAAAAGAAAAATTAAGATTATGTACAACAAGGAACACATGAGCAACAGGATGCGACAAGAAGGAGGGAACATTTCCCATGATAGAAAATATATTGCTTCCCGGATATTTAAGCtaacagacacacaaagagagagACAGAATGTTCCTTTGTGGTCGGACACAAACTGCAGGTGGTGAAATTGCGGTCCATTAGGAATAAACACCTTCCTTCGATAAGTCCTTCAAGTTGCTGCGTTGGCCTTCACCTATAGTAAACAACTTCTGTAGGCCTGGCATGAGATAGTTCCGGTAAACTCCACAATTCCACTCATCcttattttggggggggaaatgtGCTGAGATGAAGTCTGGTTTGAAATGGACAGACACGTTTTGTCTTCACTTGACCATTGTCTGACAAATCGAGGCCCAAATCACATAAAAACACCTAACAagcaggatttttttccccctgttgaCTAATATGGAGAAAAACCAAGGAACGTAGATGAAAGAAGGAGATccccaagagaaaaaaaaaaatccttcctaCGCGACGTAGTCAATTCAAAAAACCTACTCCAGTGAGGCATCGTGCTTGAGGTAAACACAGTTGTTTCTATACCTCCGTGGAGAAGAGGATGCTCTGTCGTTTACTATCTGGAGTGGGGATGGTTTCCAACTGGAGGAAATACAGCAACACCTGGACCTGGAAAAACGGAATAGAAATGTTCGGGATGCACCGATACCAAGTATCGATACTTAGGGCATTTTTGAATATTCGCTGATTCGTAAAGAGATGAAAAGCACAAAATGGTGGCTGACCTGTGCCATGACCTCCAGGGACCAGCTGTCCCCCATGCTGATGGGCTGGGTGGGGTTGGTGGGGATTTTACTGTCTTTCTCGGCGGGTCTCAACAGCGTCGGGCCAAATACGGTGGCCAGGTTATGAAGCGACATTTTGTTGATGCTCTCCTTCTCCGCCACCCTGGCACAGAAGACGACAGACCCCACGTGTCACATTTTCACATCTCGCATTGTGCCGACGCCCACGTGACACTCAAGCCTTTTAATTAAGCCAAATCTCCATGGTAACCAGAAGATAATATGCAGATGTCGTTTGATATCGCCCCCGCAGCTTCGAATTTGATTGCATGAAATCAGACAATCGAAGCGAGTGCCGCCGCATAATCAAATTCCAAATGATGTGGAGGAAACGAGATTATGAAAACGTACCTCTTCAGGTGGTCCAAGAGGAAAAGGAAGGTGACCAAATTGGGTTCGGGTAACGACAGCAGCAGGTTCAACATGCAGCTCTCCTTGGCGACGCTGTCCGAGAGAGCTGCGGAACAAAAAGACGATCACAAATGAACCGTTTTCCCCGAATGGTGAGCCAAATTGACGAAAAGGTCAACGCACTGATGCCTCCCGCAAAATTGGGGTAGAGCTCATCGGTGAAGAGCGGCTCCGGGAGCTCTCGGAAGTACAGCTTCAAGGTCCCGGCGATGGCGTTGACGTCCATCTCGCTCATCATCACCGACACGTCTTTGTGATCTACGCGGGAAGGACACTTTGTAATGACGGCGCCACCACGCTACTTTTATCCAAACGTCGTTGAGGTCTACTCACTGGTGTCGAAGGCCGTCTTGAGGGCCTGGATGTCGGTGGCCACTCCAGAAACTCGATAGATGCCCACTTCCTCCATTCCCCTCCGCTCGATCTCCTCCAGGCACTGCCGGACTATGTAGGGCACCTTGGAACGCTCTCGTCTGGATGGAAATATGCACAAAATAAGAAGTTTAATCCAATAATGGATGAAGAATTTGCATGCCGCAAACTGACTTTGTAACGGTGGAGATCTTGACCCCGAAGACCCCCATAGGTTTCCGCGAGGGCATTTTCTTCAGGCTGAACTCACGGCTGGTGAACTTCATGGATAGTTTGACTTCGATCTGTCGCAGGAAGTCGGGACTCGGGTTAGAAAGCACCAAGTGACAGGAGGAGTACGTTTTGACCGATGCAAGAATGCAGAATGTGCTAAAGATGGGGGTCAAGTGTGAGAAAAGTTTATTGACGTACCCCGTTCATTGGAATGACAGTTCTTTGCCAGTCTTTTCCTTGGAGAGCTTGAGGGTCCAGCTgagtggtggaaaaaaaatagaaaaaaaatattattttcatgACTATTGTttttgcaataaataaataaataaataaacaaaataataaaaataataataaaaaaaacagactaacatacattgacaaaataaaataatgttcaTTTTCCAATTTTATGCCAAAAACTCTTACAAGAAATATCAATGTATtgcaacttaaaaaaaataataataataataaaaaagagacatctaactaaaataaaattgctTATTTTCAATTTGTGGCTTTAAATTACAACACATTACAATATCAGGAATTGCCTGTGTCAGCTTTATTTTCT from the Syngnathus scovelli strain Florida chromosome 13, RoL_Ssco_1.2, whole genome shotgun sequence genome contains:
- the snrpd3l gene encoding small nuclear ribonucleoprotein D3 polypeptide, like; translation: MSIGVPIKVLHEAEGHIVTCETNTGEVYRGKLIEAEDNMNCQMSNITVTYRDGRVAQLEQVYIRGSKIRFLILPDMLKNAPMLKSMKNKNQGSGAGRGKAAILKAQVAARGRGRGGMGRGNMFQKRR
- the adora2ab gene encoding adenosine A2a receptor b, with protein sequence MLKNDQLVYIGLELAIACLAVAGNILVCWAVCLNSNLQSITNLFVVSLAAADIAVGLLAIPFAIIISTGFCAEFHGCLFIACFVLVLTQSSIFSLLAIAVDRYIAIKNPLRYNSLVTGQRAKGIIALCWLLSVAIGLTPMLGWNKGWNSTTMASSSCPEGLTECLFEGVVTLDYMIYFNFFGCVLLPLVVMLVVYAHIFMAARRQLRLMGLKKVSPAPSHAAKASSSFRSTLHKEVHAAKSLAIIVGLFAFCWLPLHIINCFNYLCDTCQRPHIWVMNIAIILSHANSVVNPFIYAYRIREFRQTFRRILHQHVLGRRNCRCLRFGGGHGRDIRSGSIKRTSSHFSKDDSSYGTVMNTFVLDSSQWTSSLGALPNSCIPNGNPDSVEMRDSGSCISFVNVKALSFIQTHSTDLS